atattcgccaagtttcaactcttttgaaaccagaagtgctctttattatttttcagcagtgtataattgtcattgagttcaataatgcttgtttagctatgcagttactgttgtgttcttgagcggacaagtaagtattactaagtataatttaacactttatacatattttcaatgtaacatattcaaagtaatgtaatgtaattttcaatgtaacatactcacaaataaatgtttcttaaacatttCATGGAGTGCTATCATCCAAAACAATAATGCTTTCACCTTCGGTATAAAAGtggggtttttaataatttgaaaacctttttattgtccaccacgacctcaggatgcgtaaaaatgaggtcgtatgttgtactaagcaacgatccaactggcgcgttcagctttacttcttcgcgatcatcgtctccattcaaccgatctccttttaaaacacagacattcagtgttccctttctcatcgttaaaatttgatcttgaatcaaagcatttaatggcgaaatgacgagcacagacgagtgttgggcgttggatattccttcgcaattcataaaatttcaaACTGGTGGCAGAGGCTagtaaatcaaacttttaccataaccagtgggcaatacggccaaaacacctttttcttcaactactaacagctttaaaacttcatattgtttttctttttatgtgatgtcgctgaaattttgaatttcttgtccaaaatttattgcatggtccaccattttgataaaagtacgagactgcgcagaaagatcggaagtccgtgaatcgcggactgaaaattggagccggccagaggtctcgatccatggcgctggccaaatggatcgcagcctctggggacgagaatgtaTTTTTTTGAGCAGGATTCACTTCCGTGATAACAAAACTCGTCGTTGTTCTTTGAATTCAGCAGATACTACACATTAAGCCGGCACATACTTCATATGCCCAATCCATAACCTTCCGCTATGGAGGATGAAAAGGATGAAACTTGTAATCAATCTGCTCCAAGCACAGAGCAAGATCAGGTAGGTCAAATGTTTCAACTTATCACCTTGGACCAATTTTCAGTTGCTTCAAAGCACAGTTAACCTTGCCTTTCAtttctagttttctttttttctttctacagCATCATCAACGTATGAATCAAAGTGAAGACGAAAGCAATAATTCTTCAAACGATGAGAACCACCATTATTCTAGGGCCACGGGTACCGGTAAGACAATCCTAAAGTTAAAGTCttatttacactagcaagttctccttgacaagtCCCCTTgtatcaaggaaaaattgtcgaCTGTACACACTAGCAAGTTCTCCTTGACAAATTTttccttggtagtgtaaatggaaaatatgacaagttttccttgtcaAGTGCACctgacaagtaatttacactagcaaatattGTCCTTggcaagtttttccttgacaagtgtccttgttcaaaaactagcatgctagttttttaACAAGGACATttatcaaggaaaaacttgtcatatttttccgTTTATACTGCCAAGTAAAACTTGCCaaagaaaacttgtcaaggaaaactttctagtgtaaatggggcttaaaGTGAAATTAAAATAGCCCACGGCTAATTACAATTTGTCATCTTGCATCATTTTCGTCGCTTGACTTCCAAAACAGTGATTCAAGCGGTTTCTTTCGTTGGTAGTAAATTGctaagattaataataatagtaacaacgATAACAATAACACAGCTATTTGTCGTTGTCTCCCAGTTCTAGTGAAACCAAAAGCAATGTaacttgttatttattttttttattcttttaactattattattaatatttataataacattaataaacAGGAATAAAATATCTTATCAGAAAAGAGGTTATTAAATCAAAGAAAGATATGTATTAATTCCACGATAACATTCCAGAACTTAAATAAAGGCATAAAGagtttcatttcctttgttGGGCACACAgtgcattgtgggacagaaagtgagcaccaagtcttgagTGGcagtcatatcttcatttctttaCACAAATGTTGGTATTATTTGGTACTAAAGCCTAGTTTCCATAttgttgtatctgtcgtacggaaaaaattcataggacagatagaatgaattctatctcatacaacaagttgtatctgtcgtttctgttgtattgagcagttgtacaggaggtttccataaagttgtatctgtcctatgaatttttttcgtacgaccgacacgacagatacaatgatatggaaaccagccttaagttCCAATATTCACGTAAAAGGAGACAGGATGGTGAGGGAGAACAATCCCGTAAGGCTGACATTCAACAGGTGTTGCTCACATTTTGTCCCACAATGCGCTGCTGCctacaaagaaaactgaaactcttcATGCCTGAATAGaattttttgctttggaaacaaaaaaatatgtatataaaaTCAGTCAGTTGTCTTCCTAGTCTcctgcatgcaaaaaaaaaaaatgattatgcTGGTACCATCTGACAGATGGACGACCATTGGTCTGGAGAGACGTGGCTTTCGGTGTTGCAGCTGGTACTGCTGCAGTTGCAGCAGCTCCATTAGTTCTAAGCGCAGTAGGCTTTGGTTCAGGAGGCATTGTTGCTGGCTCTTTGGCTGCAAGTATTCAGTCAACACTATATGGAGGAGCTACTACTGGTATGTTTGCTGCTGTGCAGAGTGCAGGAATGACTGGGATAGGTTCAACAGCAAGTGCTGCAATTGGGGGGACATTTGCAACAGCAGCAGTAGCTGCTAGAAgacttttgattggttcagaCAAACCAACAGATGGAACACCAATGGATGACAAGGGTTATGAAAAGAATAAGGAACAAGATCAGTCCTAACtataaatatattatatttGCACATTATCATTATTCTTGTCTATTAGTTTACCAGAGGTCAAGACAtctttattattactttttgtgGGGGAAGGTCTCTTGAAATCTTCTCTACACAGTAAAAATAGAATAAAGAATGTATGTAATAATTTGGAGCAATACAGAACCTTGTAAGCTG
This genomic window from Acropora muricata isolate sample 2 chromosome 2, ASM3666990v1, whole genome shotgun sequence contains:
- the LOC136898602 gene encoding interferon alpha-inducible protein 27-like protein 2, whose amino-acid sequence is MEDEKDETCNQSAPSTEQDQHHQRMNQSEDESNNSSNDENHHYSRATGTDGRPLVWRDVAFGVAAGTAAVAAAPLVLSAVGFGSGGIVAGSLAASIQSTLYGGATTGMFAAVQSAGMTGIGSTASAAIGGTFATAAVAARRLLIGSDKPTDGTPMDDKGYEKNKEQDQS